The genomic stretch ACAATCCTGCTAATGCTTTTTTATAACGTATGGTTGTCCGTTTTAATCTGTCAGGTACCACATTATCAATATTTTTGATGAAAATAATGTCTCCGTCTAATTCATTCAGATTATCCAGTAAGGCGCCATGTCCGCCCGGACGGAATAAAAGACTTCCATCATGGTTTCTCATAGGCAGGTTATTTTTGTCAACAGCTATTGTGTCGGTTGATGGTTTTTGTTGGGAAAAGGTAATATCAAAGCTTACATTAAATAATTCCATATATTTTTTAATCCTTTCCCGGACAAGTTTTTCAAAATCATCCTGATGCTCTGATGAAACAGTGAAATGTAAGTGGATATTTTTATCCGTGTTACGGGTATATTCAGCTCCTTCCACCAGATGTTCTTCCATAGCTGTACGGGGGCCATCCGGATATTTGTGGAACAACAACAATCCTTTAGGCAGGTTTCCGTAATTTAAACCGTCTTTGAGGAGAATGGCTTCCGCCACATTTTTTTTATGATGGATAGGTATATGCTTCTCTTCAAGAATTGATTTCAACTCTTGATAAAAGGCAAAATCCGTTAACCGGTCAAATACTTCCTTTACAGATGGGTTTTCTTGATCATCCGGTGAAGAGATAAATTCATATAATTCTTTAAACATCCGTGTTGCGGCCCCGGAAGCAGGGACAAATTTCAATATTTTCCGTTCCTTCCGGTTTTTTTCAAAATTTTCCTCAAACAAGTCAATTATTTCTTCAGTAAATTTCTGTATTCCGTCATTTACCGTGGCAGCCTTATCTATTTGTAGAAACGGGAATCCCGATCTGAAATAAGACAGTTGTTTCTCTATGGTTTCTATGCTGATATTTTTGGTAGTTAATTGATCCAGATCTTTTTCTGTAAACATGATATTTTATTTTAATGAGTATGATATACACCATACAAATATAGCCAAAAAATTATTTCAGGTTTTGGGGTTTTTAAAAACAAAACTTCGGCCGGATCACAAAACATCACCCGGCCGAAGAACAAATAATATAAATGTTGGTTCTTTTACCACTTTACATATGATGCCTGATTCAGAAAATCATAATCATATTTCAACGCTTCCAATGGTGTCATATTGTAACGTTCCTGTTCAACATAATAATCTTCCAGAACTGCTATGTCGGCTACAGCAAAAAGCGCTTCGAAATCAACCAGTCCTTTTCCGAATTCTGTGCTGCCTTTTCCGTCAGGATTTGCATCCTTAAGGTGCCAGTTGGCAAAACGTCCCGGATATTTCTTTACATACTCATGACAGGAAAATCCTCCGTAAACCAATTGGGCGGTATCCATCTGGAAGGTAACCAGGTTTTTGTCGGTGTTTTCAATCATTACATCATATGGGATCTGTCCTTCCAGTTCATGGAATTCATCAACATGGTTATGGAAAGCGAACTTTAAACCGTTAGATTTAGCTATTTCGCCGCATTTGTTAAACTGGTCAGCCAGCCGTTTTACATCGGAAATACTTTTGAGCTGTTGGTGGGGATATCCGGCCTGGACAATCCACTTGCACCCAAGCTCAATGGTATCTGCTGCATTTTTTTTCCAAAAATCCCATCCTTTGGTGTCATCTTCTGCCAACAGTCCGCTGCCTGTATGGGAACCGGTCATGGTAACGCCCAGGTCAGCCAGGTATTGTTTCAATTCTTTCGGTGTTTTTCCGAAAAATTTTCCATCCCTATATCCAAAAGATTCCATACGTTGGTATCCCATCTCAACCAATGCTTTGATGGTGCCGTCAAAATCTTTTTGTATATCTTCGCGAACACTATATAGTTGAACGCCAATGGCTTTTTTCTTTTTTGCACAAGAGAAACCTACAGGTAAAATACTCAAAGCAGACAATGCAGCTCCTGCTTTTAAAAAATTCCTTCTTGTTACCATTTCTTTCTTTTTAAGGTATTATAATTGTATGTTTTGTTTGATATCAAAAGATTACCTTTCCCAACGACTCATTTTACAAAGTTAAAAACAATCAATATGATTTGCAAGAAATGAACCATGTATTTACCTGTTGGTACCTTCAAACAGATCGTGTGTATTTCTTTCTTCCTTTTTCTGGGATTTGAAATTATTGAATGTATACGAAAGAGAAAGCGTAAATAACGGAGATTTCGGATATATATAAGTTTTGGAATCAAGCGTCGGTCCCGTTTTGGTACTGATGTATTCCGCAGTTGAGAAAATATCACGAATAGTCAGTGTCGCAGCAAGTTTTCGTTGCAGAAAATGCTGTCGTACGGAAAAATTAAAATAATAAAATTCATTTACTTTTCCCTGTGTGCTCACTGATGGCCCGACATAATATGCTTCTAATCTCATCCGTGTGTTTTTCCCGATATTGACGTTGTTATTTACGGCTAATTGCCAGTTCCAGCTCTCTTCATCTTCCCCGTCAATTTTATATTCATTTTTGATGGTATAGTAATAGAGGCTCCCGTTGATGTCCAGATTCCACCACCGGTTCAATTGAAACGCTGTCACCAGTTCGGCCCCGGTAGCATAATCATTTCCCACATTTGCCATCGAATCCAATGTTACTCCGGTATGAAAAGGAACCCGTACCCGTTCTATCTTATCTTTACGGATACGGTGGAATAAAGTACCTGATATTGAGTTATCCCCGAATCCTTTGGAATAACCGATTTCAAAAGAATTGGTATATTCCGGAAGAATCATCGGATTGCCACGCTGGGCGGTATAGTAGTCCACATATACCACATATGGTTCCATATAGAATAACTCCGGTTGTGTGATCCGGCGCGAATAAGCGGCATTCATCCGCCCTCCTTTATTCAATGTATATGAAAGATGTACAGATGGGAATAAACCGAATTTATTCCAGGTATGTCGCGCCCATTCTTCATTGTTGCCCAATTTCCGGTAGGTATATTCACCCCTCAATCCCAGTTGGTAGTTAAATGCATTATGAGAATTGGATAAAATACCATACAGGGCATGTATATCCCTGCGGAAAAGATATTTATTATACATGTCGTCTCTTCGTTCGAAATCGCCAATGGCCGGATTGTAAAAATCAATCTTGTAATCTCCATCTTCAGTATAGCTGAAGAAATAATACCCGGCTTCCAGTTTTCCTCCTTTTTTATTGAACGGATATACATAATCCAGATTTCCTTGTGCCGTAAGCCGATACTCAAATTCACGGGCCCTGTGTCCTTGTGCTTGTTGTCCGTCTGGATAGAATAAATCTGTATAGAAATATTCCATGGCATCCCCTTCGTAGAAAGAGAAGAAAGATCCGGTCAATTGATGACCATCGTCTGAAAACCGATGGTCGAATCCTATATCTCCCCTTATTACCCATTCGTCCAGCTCGACATAATCACGGCCTTTAAATGAGGCATATGTTTCATTTCCCGTGCTGTGTTGTAAGTAGGTATCTTCGTAATCCAGATGGCCCCCACGGTTACGGATCCTGTAACGTCCTTCCACGGCCGCTGACCAGGTAGTCTTTCTTTTGGTCCAGTCTAACCCTGTACGTAAATAATACAGGTCTGTATAGCTTTTTCTTTCTCCTGTAGACCGGGTAGTTGTGAGCGTATCTCCGACATCAATGTGTTTCAGCTGATCAAAATCACTCACCAGATACCGCCGGGATGCCTCTCCTGAGGTTTGCCACCGCACATTATTTTTCTGGTAGGAAGTAAGAAAATCGATACTGCGTGATTCCACGGAACTTACCATTCCGTTCACTATTCCACTCCACCCGTTTGCGGACTGCTTTTTGGTATTGACATTGATGATTCCTGCTGTACCATCCGCTTCATATCTTGCTGACGGAGTGGTAATAATTTCGATATTATCTATCTGGCCGGCCGGAACCTGTTCCAGTCCGGCGCTTCCTCCAATGGTTGCCGGCTTTCCATCGATATAGACCTTGAAGCCGCTGCTACCTCTGAATGTTAATTCTCCGTCGGCATCGACCCTCATTGACGGCGTTTGTTCCAGGATATCAACCGCTGTGCCTCCCGAAGCAGAAATATACCCGGAGGCTTCTATTACCTTTTTGTCCAGTTTATAAACTACCTGCCGTTTTCGTGCTGTCACTTCTACTTCAGATAACTCAAAGTTTACTGGGCGCAACATAATATCAGTATATATGATGTTTTTTTTTGTTTCCGACAAGCGGAAAGATGAGGTATTTTGTGTTTCATACCCTGCAGAACTCACTGAAATATAATAATCTCCTGAATGGGAATGTTTCAATGAAAATATTCCGTCGGCATCTGTGGTTGTATGTGCTGATATCACGGAATCGAGAAGTGTGTATAATAACACATCAGCATATCCGGCTGCTTCTCCGGTAGATTCATCCAGGATTCTTCCGGTAATGGTCCATTGTGCATGAAGATTTAGCGATAAAAAGCAGAAAATCAATCCGGCAAATAGGGAATATTTCATTTCAGTGGTGTTAAAAAATGCCAAAGTTAAAGAAACCACTCTGTCAATAGGTTGAATTAACAAATTTTAAGAAAGGAATACAACCTGATTATGATAATGAAATACATATTTCATTATATTTGTCTCTTCATTAATCATTTGTATATGTTTAAAAAATATCCGGATGATTAATAAATGTTTTGATCTTTTTACTTTGATGAACTATTTTTGAAGCATTAAACGGATATTATTATGGGAAATCTACCCCAGAGACATAAAGCTATATTGGATGAGCTGGCCAAGGAAGGTTATCTGAAAGTGACCGATTTAAGTAAAAAATTCGAAGTTTCGGCTGTTACTATCCGTAAAGATATTAAGGATATGGAACGGAGGAAATTGCTTTTTCGGAATCATGGAAGCATTACCTTATATAGTTCCCTGATCAATGAACGGCATATTGATGAAAAGGAAAAGGTACGGGTGAATGAAAAGATCCGTATTGCGGAAGCGGCAAACCGGCTTTTGGAAAGGGATGACCGGATCATTATCGCATCCGGAACGACCGTATTAGCGTTTGCTAATAAGATTACTTTTTCCGATCCGATCACAGTGATCACGTCATCCATGAAAATATCCGTGAGTTTATGTTATAAACAGAATATTGAAGTAATCCAGTTAGGAGGTAGCATGCGGAAAAGTTCGGCATCGGTAATTGGTCCGGAGGCTGAATCTATGCTTGAAAGCCTATCCTGTAGCAAGTTATTTCTTGGTATTGACGGGCTTGATCTGGATTTTGGGTTGACCACAAGCAATATAGCGGAAGCACATTTGAACCGTGCTATGATAGAAGCAGCACAGAAAGTGATCATACTTGCCGATTCATCAAAATTTGGGAAAAAAGGATTCGGTAAGATCTGCGATTTTGAACAAGTACATCACATCATTACCGATAAGGAAGCACCTGCAAAATCCATACAGATACTCAGGGAAAAAGGTATCGAAGTGACATTGGTGTGATCTTAGGATATACGTCAATTAAGATTTAACCAATTTTTGATCAATCTGGTAATAATCCTATTTTTTCGGTAGAATAAATATAGAATTGATGTGCATTTAGTTTGTCCATTTGCACTTGCATCCACTCGTTTTCAGAAACTTTTACCTTATACTTCTGTTGCTCGCGAAATAAATTTTTCATATTAGCATGGAAATCTTTATTGGCAAAATAAATCAGGTTGGCGTCATGTATGATCTCTTCTAAAATGCCATTCGGAGCAAACTCATAATGGGATGCTCTCATTAAATCACAGATTACATCTATTTGCTGGGAAGAATATTGAAAGAACGGCAGTATTTCGCGAGCTATCTTATCACTCATCAGTCTGGCTTTATCATACGAAACAGTATATCCGATATCGTGGAATAATGCCGCAGTTTTCAATAATAACATATGTTCATCGGAAATATGTTGTGCCGCTCCCAGTTGTTCAACATATTTATATACATCATAAGTATGTTTGAAACTATGAAAATATAGGTTTTTTGAAAACTCTGTGGTCATTCTTCCTTTCACATATTCTAAAATATCAGGAAGTCGGATTATCTGTAGTTGTATGAAAAAATGAT from Bacteroidales bacterium encodes the following:
- a CDS encoding TonB-dependent receptor is translated as MKYSLFAGLIFCFLSLNLHAQWTITGRILDESTGEAAGYADVLLYTLLDSVISAHTTTDADGIFSLKHSHSGDYYISVSSAGYETQNTSSFRLSETKKNIIYTDIMLRPVNFELSEVEVTARKRQVVYKLDKKVIEASGYISASGGTAVDILEQTPSMRVDADGELTFRGSSGFKVYIDGKPATIGGSAGLEQVPAGQIDNIEIITTPSARYEADGTAGIINVNTKKQSANGWSGIVNGMVSSVESRSIDFLTSYQKNNVRWQTSGEASRRYLVSDFDQLKHIDVGDTLTTTRSTGERKSYTDLYYLRTGLDWTKRKTTWSAAVEGRYRIRNRGGHLDYEDTYLQHSTGNETYASFKGRDYVELDEWVIRGDIGFDHRFSDDGHQLTGSFFSFYEGDAMEYFYTDLFYPDGQQAQGHRAREFEYRLTAQGNLDYVYPFNKKGGKLEAGYYFFSYTEDGDYKIDFYNPAIGDFERRDDMYNKYLFRRDIHALYGILSNSHNAFNYQLGLRGEYTYRKLGNNEEWARHTWNKFGLFPSVHLSYTLNKGGRMNAAYSRRITQPELFYMEPYVVYVDYYTAQRGNPMILPEYTNSFEIGYSKGFGDNSISGTLFHRIRKDKIERVRVPFHTGVTLDSMANVGNDYATGAELVTAFQLNRWWNLDINGSLYYYTIKNEYKIDGEDEESWNWQLAVNNNVNIGKNTRMRLEAYYVGPSVSTQGKVNEFYYFNFSVRQHFLQRKLAATLTIRDIFSTAEYISTKTGPTLDSKTYIYPKSPLFTLSLSYTFNNFKSQKKEERNTHDLFEGTNR
- a CDS encoding DUF4301 family protein translates to MFTEKDLDQLTTKNISIETIEKQLSYFRSGFPFLQIDKAATVNDGIQKFTEEIIDLFEENFEKNRKERKILKFVPASGAATRMFKELYEFISSPDDQENPSVKEVFDRLTDFAFYQELKSILEEKHIPIHHKKNVAEAILLKDGLNYGNLPKGLLLFHKYPDGPRTAMEEHLVEGAEYTRNTDKNIHLHFTVSSEHQDDFEKLVRERIKKYMELFNVSFDITFSQQKPSTDTIAVDKNNLPMRNHDGSLLFRPGGHGALLDNLNELDGDIIFIKNIDNVVPDRLKRTTIRYKKALAGLLLDLQEKVFQYIHILNESLDRTTITEIVAFLKQSLSFQVPDAFTEWDMEKQKEYLLNTLNRPIRVCGMVRNEGEPGGGPFWVHNVDHSVSLQIAESSQINMNDPQQQSIAANATHFNPVDLVCAVKDHHGHRF
- a CDS encoding TIM barrel protein, which encodes MVTRRNFLKAGAALSALSILPVGFSCAKKKKAIGVQLYSVREDIQKDFDGTIKALVEMGYQRMESFGYRDGKFFGKTPKELKQYLADLGVTMTGSHTGSGLLAEDDTKGWDFWKKNAADTIELGCKWIVQAGYPHQQLKSISDVKRLADQFNKCGEIAKSNGLKFAFHNHVDEFHELEGQIPYDVMIENTDKNLVTFQMDTAQLVYGGFSCHEYVKKYPGRFANWHLKDANPDGKGSTEFGKGLVDFEALFAVADIAVLEDYYVEQERYNMTPLEALKYDYDFLNQASYVKW
- a CDS encoding DeoR/GlpR family DNA-binding transcription regulator produces the protein MGNLPQRHKAILDELAKEGYLKVTDLSKKFEVSAVTIRKDIKDMERRKLLFRNHGSITLYSSLINERHIDEKEKVRVNEKIRIAEAANRLLERDDRIIIASGTTVLAFANKITFSDPITVITSSMKISVSLCYKQNIEVIQLGGSMRKSSASVIGPEAESMLESLSCSKLFLGIDGLDLDFGLTTSNIAEAHLNRAMIEAAQKVIILADSSKFGKKGFGKICDFEQVHHIITDKEAPAKSIQILREKGIEVTLV